One window from the genome of Elaeis guineensis isolate ETL-2024a chromosome 5, EG11, whole genome shotgun sequence encodes:
- the LOC105033929 gene encoding uncharacterized protein: MRCVVFDNKTASDDESVVMTAGNGDESESVAPFLVRFLQYLETPQYLRRRLFAMHNSLRIVGLLPPLDAPHHVRKHEWSPFHEEIPWSIGNHTTMDLPTTKKLSFLISLFFVLLISFFKKKKLMAEFGRHLLIVFGGLGGLKDSMVEDISLKGESVHDVFSSYLNTCPLQGSRMIRTEEAIFISLRHFQVPIERAAW, translated from the exons ATGAG GTGTGTGGTGTTTGATAATAAAACTGCTTCGGATGATGAGTCTGTAGTTATGACGGCTGGGAATGGTGATGAGAGTGAAAGTGTTGCGCCGTTTCTTGTGAGGTTTTTGCAGTACTTGGAGACACCACAGTATCTGCGACGCCGGCTCTTTGCGATGCACAATAGCTTGAGAATTGTG GGTCTGCTTCCCCCACTTGATGCTCCTCACCATGTGCGCAAACATGAATGGTCCCCATTCCATGAAG AGATACCATGGAGCATTGGAAATCACACAACAATGGACCTTCCGACCACTAAAAAATTGAGTTTCTTAATCtcattattttttgttttgttgatttcttttttcaaaaaaaaaaaattgatggctGAATTTGGTAGGCACCTTTTGATTGTCTTTGGTGGGCTGGGAGGTTTGAAAGACAGCATGGTAGAAGATATCAGTTTGAAG GGAGAAAGTGTTCATGATGTATTCAGTTCTTACTTGAACACTTGTCCTCTTCAGGGAAGCAGAATGATAAGAACCGAG GAGGCTATTTTCATATCCCTGCGGCATTTCCAAGTGCCAATTGAACGAGCAGCATGGTGA